TTGCATGTTCACAAAGTTTAGATTTGGCACAACGCATCGCTGATTCTTACGGAGTGAAGCTAGGGCAGGTGTCAATGAATACCTATAGTGATGGTGAATTTCAACCATCTTTTGAAGAGTCTATTCGCGGAATACGAGTTTTTTTAGTTTGTTCTACCTTTCCTTCATCAGATAATTTAATGGAATTATTATTGATGATTGATGCAGCAAAACGCGCTTCGGCACGTCATATTACAGCTGTAATACCTTATTTTGGTTGGGCAAGACAAGATAGAAAAGATAAACCTCGTGTACCAATAGGAGCTAAATTGGTTGCAAAGTTATTAGAAACAGCAGGGGCAACACGAATTATGACCATGGATTTACATGCTGATCAGATTCAAGGTTTTTTTGAAAAACCAGTTGACCATTTGTTTGCTTCAACCATTTTCTTGCCGTATTTACAAAGCTTAGCTTTAGATAATTTAACTATTGCTTCGCCAGATATGGGAGGTTCAAAACGTGCTTACGCATATTCAAAATATTTGCAATCAGACGTAGTTATTTGTTATAAACAACGTAAAAAAGCAAATGTGATTGAAAAAATGGAATTGATTGGTGATGTTACCGGTAAAAACGTGGTATTAGTTGATGATATGATTGACACCGGAGGAACATTAGCTAAAGCTGCCGATATGATGATTGAAAGAGGAGCATTAAGTGTTAGAGCAATTTGCACTCAT
This genomic window from Flavobacterium agricola contains:
- a CDS encoding ribose-phosphate pyrophosphokinase, producing the protein MSYNEPDAKIFACSQSLDLAQRIADSYGVKLGQVSMNTYSDGEFQPSFEESIRGIRVFLVCSTFPSSDNLMELLLMIDAAKRASARHITAVIPYFGWARQDRKDKPRVPIGAKLVAKLLETAGATRIMTMDLHADQIQGFFEKPVDHLFASTIFLPYLQSLALDNLTIASPDMGGSKRAYAYSKYLQSDVVICYKQRKKANVIEKMELIGDVTGKNVVLVDDMIDTGGTLAKAADMMIERGALSVRAICTHAILSGDAYERIENSKILELIVTDSIPLKKNSSKIRVISCAQLFADVMHMVQNNNSISGKFIM